From Qipengyuania psychrotolerans:
TTCTCGGTGGCCGCCTCGGCTATGCAGTCTTCTACAAACCGGAATTGCTGACGAGCGTCGAACTGCTCAAACTGTGGGGCGGCGGCATGAGTTTTCATGGCGGCGTACTGGGCGTGCTGGTTGCCATCACCTGGGTTGCGAAGCGCGGCGGGCTGAGCTGGCTGCGCGTGTGCGATTACATCTCGGTCAACGTCCCGCTGGCCTACATGCTCGGCCGCATCGCCAATTTCATCAACGGCGAGCTGTTTGGCCGTCCGGTTGAAAGCGATGTCGCTTGGGCAATTGTGTTCCCCGGTGGCGGCGACGTGGCACGGCATCCCTCGCAGCTGTACCAAGCGGGTCTCGAGGGGCTTATGTTGGGCATCTTTCTAATCGCGCTCTTCTGGACGACGCGAGCACGGTATCGTCCCGGTCTGCTCGTTGGCCTCTTTACGGTGGGTATGGGCATTGGCCGGTTCGTCAATGAATACTTCCGCGAGCCTGATGCCCACCTGGCCTATGTGGTGGCCGAAACCGGCCTGTCGCGCGGCCAGTGGCTCAGCCTGCCGATGATCGCAGTGGGCCTCGCCGTGATCATCTATTCCATCGCCAGGAAACCGATCGGCAAGACCAAGGCGCCCGCCGCCCAGGCAGCATGAGCGAAAGGCGCGAGGATACCGACCTCGCCCGCAGCTTTCGCCGTCTGATAAAGCAGCACGGGCCCATGCCCGTCTCGCGCTATATGGGCGAAAGCAATGCGCGCTATTACACCAGCCGCGACCCGCTGGGCGCGGCTGGTGATTTCACGACCGCGCCGGAAATCAGCCAGATGTTCGGCGAAATGGTGGGCCTGTGGCTCACCGACCTGTGGGTGCGCGCAGGCAAACCTGATTGCGCCTATGTCGAACTGGGGCCGGGCCGCGGGACCCTGGCCAAAGATGCCTTGCGCGCCATGGCAAGCCAGGGCCTCACCCCCCAGGTGCATCTCGTCGAAGGATCGGAAGCCTTGCGCGAAATTCAGGGCGGCACTCTGGCAGACGCGCAATTCCACGCGTCGATGGACACGGTTCCCGCCGACGTGCCGCTGCTGGTAGTGGGAAACGAATTTCTCGACGCGCTGCCCATTCGCCAATTGGTGAATACGCCGCAGGGGTGGCGGGAACGCATGGTTGCCCTGGACGGAGAAGATTTCGTCTTTTCGGCTGGCCCCAATCCGATGGACGAAGTCTTGCCGCAGGACCGGCGCAGCCAGCCCCACGGCACTATCGTGGAAACCTGCCCCGCTGCAGCGGCACTGTTTGGCGATCTCGCCAGCCGTCTCGCACAGCAAGGAGGAGCCGCATTGCTGATCGACTACGGATATCTCGAACCTCGCAGCGGTGAAACGCTTCAAGCCATCCGGCATCACGAGAAAGTCGGCGTTTTCGATGCGCCGGGTGATATGGACCTGACCGCCCATGTCGATTTTTCGGTCTTGGCCGAGATCGCACGGCACAAATCGCTGAGCACCAATGCCGCCACGCAGGGCGCATGGCTTACCGCGCTCGGCATGGGCGCCCGGGCTCAGGCCTTGGCCCGGCGTAGCCCCGATCACGTGCAGGCATTGTCGGACGCCTTCCAGCGCCTCACCGCGGAGGACGAGATGGGCGAACTGTTCAAGGTCCTGGCCGTATACGCGCCGGATTGGCCCGAAGGGGCAGGCTTCGGGTAAGGTTCATCGGAACCAGTGCATGGGCCATTCGTCGTTTGGAGACGAACCTCCTCGCGAGAGAAAAAGGATTGCCGATGAAGCGCCTGCTTGCCCTTGCTGCACTTGTCACTGCCGCGCCGCTGCTCGCCGCCCAGCCTATCGAAGGCCGGTGGATGACCGCAGAGAAGGATGCGGTTATCACGATTGATGATTGCGGAAGTTCGCTGTGCGGCAAAATCACGCGCTTCCTCGTTCCTCCGCCGCAGGGCGCTGATCAACGTGACGTCAACAACAGCAACGCAAGCCTGCGCAATCGCAAGCTTCTCGGAATGCCCGTATTGACCGGCTTCAGCAAAGACGACGATGTTTGGCGAGGTCAGATCTACGATCCGAAAAGCGGCAAGACATACAGGTCAATCGTGCGCCGCAAGAGTGCGAACCAGCTCG
This genomic window contains:
- the lgt gene encoding prolipoprotein diacylglyceryl transferase — translated: MLSLLAATAATADPIQWAELGLRPYLFEIGGFQLRYYSLAYLFGILLAYWHLSKMIKSHGSPMAQRHADDLFFYCTLGVILGGRLGYAVFYKPELLTSVELLKLWGGGMSFHGGVLGVLVAITWVAKRGGLSWLRVCDYISVNVPLAYMLGRIANFINGELFGRPVESDVAWAIVFPGGGDVARHPSQLYQAGLEGLMLGIFLIALFWTTRARYRPGLLVGLFTVGMGIGRFVNEYFREPDAHLAYVVAETGLSRGQWLSLPMIAVGLAVIIYSIARKPIGKTKAPAAQAA
- a CDS encoding class I SAM-dependent methyltransferase — encoded protein: MSERREDTDLARSFRRLIKQHGPMPVSRYMGESNARYYTSRDPLGAAGDFTTAPEISQMFGEMVGLWLTDLWVRAGKPDCAYVELGPGRGTLAKDALRAMASQGLTPQVHLVEGSEALREIQGGTLADAQFHASMDTVPADVPLLVVGNEFLDALPIRQLVNTPQGWRERMVALDGEDFVFSAGPNPMDEVLPQDRRSQPHGTIVETCPAAAALFGDLASRLAQQGGAALLIDYGYLEPRSGETLQAIRHHEKVGVFDAPGDMDLTAHVDFSVLAEIARHKSLSTNAATQGAWLTALGMGARAQALARRSPDHVQALSDAFQRLTAEDEMGELFKVLAVYAPDWPEGAGFG
- a CDS encoding DUF2147 domain-containing protein, producing the protein MKRLLALAALVTAAPLLAAQPIEGRWMTAEKDAVITIDDCGSSLCGKITRFLVPPPQGADQRDVNNSNASLRNRKLLGMPVLTGFSKDDDVWRGQIYDPKSGKTYRSIVRRKSANQLEVKGCIGPFCQTQVWTKAR